From a region of the Salmo trutta chromosome 10, fSalTru1.1, whole genome shotgun sequence genome:
- the LOC115200846 gene encoding leucine-rich repeat-containing protein 18-like, with protein sequence MEGSSTNLGRAFLCLRSGDCTLSGSALIWVVDEFQYCMMAKGKKRSSEPKDRKITLKMAKLALKLTVDGKRRLDLSNMEITTFPKCILKLCDVDELDLSRNLLKKIPDSIAKFVNLCFLDLHSNQLDQVPEAIGRLHNLYSLNLCNNCLSTVGLPNEIGLLRKLRSLNLGMNVLESIPSSIAALKELRHLGLFNNHLTRVPECLRNLPYLETVNLKCNPIPLEDDKGIDPIMRVECLYLVRESCLCACCLQKVKDNRQRVNSRLSRGPPTGSPSSPA encoded by the exons ATGGAAGGATCCTCGACAAACCTTGGGAGAGCGTTCCTGTGTCTTAGGTCTGGAGATTGCACCCTCTCCGGCTCTGCACTGATCTGGGTGGTGGACGAATTTCAATACTG catGATGGCCAAGGGCAAGAAGCGGTCAAGCGAGCCCAAAGACCGGAAGATCACTCTAAAGATGGCTAAGCTGGCCCTGAAGCTGACCGTGGATGGCAAGCGTCGGCTGGACCTCAGCAACATGGAGATCACCACCTTTCCCAAGTGCATCTTGAAGCTTTGCGATGTGGACGAGCTGGACCTGAGCCGCAACCTGCTCAAGAAGATCCCAGACTCTATCGCCAAGTTTGTCAACCTCTGTTTTTTGGACCTCCACAGCAACCAGTTGGACCAGGTTCCGGAAGCTATCGGGCGCCTCCATAACCTATACAGCCTCAATCTGTGTAACAACTGTCTGAGCACTGTAGGACTCCCAAACGAGATCGGTCTCCTGCGAAAGCTGAGGAGCCTCAACCTGGGCATGAACGTCCTGGAGAGCATCCCATCCTCTATCGCAGCCCTCAAGGAGCTGCGTCACCTTGGTCTGTTCAACAACCACCTGACCCGGGTACCTGAGTGCCTCCGCAACCTGCCCTACCTAGAGACCGTCAACCTGAAGTGCAATCCCATCCCCTTGGAGGATGACAAAGGCATAGACCCCATCATGAGGGTGGAGTGCCTGTACCTGGTGAGGGAGAGCTGCCTGTGTGCCTGCTGCCTCCAGAAGGTCAAAGACAACAGGCAGAGGGTGAACAGCAGGCTGAGCAGAGGCCCACCCACAGGAAGTCCATCTTCGCCAGCCTGA